The Zobellia alginiliquefaciens genome contains a region encoding:
- a CDS encoding YeiH family protein yields MKDRMTKAIFIGLALLVVSGWVNSPTALLLGFGFTLFFNNPFKAYCHKAIHSFLKISVVGLGFGMFIKETLETSKEGFTLTFLSILLTVSLGFLLTKLLKLDTKLGHLITSGTSVCGGSAIAAISPVINAKSKSISIALGVVFLLNSVALFVFPAVGHYLHLTQHQFGLWCAVAIHDTSSVVGAALGYGDEALRIATTVKLSRMLWIIPLSLLSMFVFKTKGEKVKWPYFILLFIGAILVNSYHLIPAPATSLLVSGSKHLLVLTLFLVGSTISINDLKKTGIRPMVLAVLLWIFISVLSLVYILY; encoded by the coding sequence ATGAAAGATAGAATGACAAAAGCAATATTTATAGGATTAGCATTATTAGTAGTTAGCGGATGGGTAAATAGCCCTACGGCACTACTTCTTGGTTTTGGTTTTACCTTATTTTTTAATAACCCGTTTAAGGCATATTGCCATAAGGCCATTCATTCCTTTCTTAAGATATCTGTAGTAGGTTTAGGGTTTGGTATGTTCATAAAAGAAACCTTGGAGACCAGTAAAGAAGGTTTTACCTTAACTTTCTTATCCATTCTTTTAACCGTAAGCCTAGGCTTTCTCCTCACAAAACTTCTAAAATTAGACACCAAACTAGGACATTTGATTACCTCTGGAACTTCAGTTTGTGGTGGTAGTGCCATTGCGGCCATTTCTCCCGTAATCAACGCAAAAAGTAAAAGCATAAGTATTGCCTTAGGCGTCGTGTTCCTGTTAAACTCTGTAGCTTTATTTGTTTTTCCGGCTGTTGGGCATTACCTGCACCTCACTCAACACCAATTTGGACTCTGGTGTGCTGTGGCAATACATGATACAAGTTCTGTGGTTGGTGCCGCTTTAGGCTATGGTGATGAAGCATTAAGAATTGCTACTACCGTGAAGTTATCGCGTATGCTCTGGATTATTCCACTATCCCTTCTCTCTATGTTTGTTTTTAAAACCAAAGGCGAAAAAGTGAAGTGGCCGTATTTCATCCTTCTATTTATTGGAGCGATACTCGTAAACAGTTACCACCTTATCCCTGCACCGGCAACTAGTCTTCTAGTATCAGGCTCTAAACATCTTTTGGTATTGACCTTGTTTCTAGTGGGTTCGACTATTTCTATAAACGACTTGAAGAAAACAGGTATCCGTCCCATGGTTTTGGCCGTTCTTCTTTGGATATTTATTTCAGTACTATCCCTAGTCTATATATTATACTAG
- a CDS encoding lysophospholipid acyltransferase family protein, with the protein MPKPLKKIGYTLYRIWFYILVALPILLFFPFLLLSTLSEKWYPQFFWMARNLWAMPILYGMGCPPKISWEQKITMGKSYMLVANHTSMLDIMLMLYISKNPFVFVGKKELQKIPLFGFFFKRVCIMVDRSDAKSRTAVYRRAQKRLSQGLSICIFPEGGVPDDESILLDDFKDGAFRMAIAHKIPVVPMTFYDNKKRFSFSFFSGGPGLVRAKVHRFFETKKLSEENKAGLREEVRAVILNELQIKQPLHNQD; encoded by the coding sequence ATGCCCAAACCACTTAAAAAAATAGGCTATACTTTGTACCGCATTTGGTTCTATATTCTGGTTGCCTTGCCCATCCTTTTGTTTTTTCCTTTTTTATTATTGAGTACGTTGTCCGAGAAATGGTATCCGCAGTTTTTTTGGATGGCCAGAAACCTTTGGGCCATGCCTATTTTGTATGGAATGGGGTGTCCGCCAAAAATATCTTGGGAGCAAAAAATCACGATGGGAAAAAGTTATATGCTCGTTGCAAACCATACCAGCATGTTAGATATAATGCTTATGCTTTATATCAGCAAAAATCCTTTTGTTTTTGTGGGTAAAAAGGAATTACAGAAGATACCCCTTTTTGGATTTTTCTTTAAACGGGTGTGTATTATGGTAGACCGAAGCGACGCTAAGAGTAGAACAGCGGTTTACAGGCGTGCACAAAAACGATTGAGCCAAGGATTGAGTATCTGCATTTTTCCCGAAGGTGGAGTTCCGGATGATGAAAGCATTCTTTTGGATGATTTTAAAGACGGAGCCTTCAGAATGGCTATTGCCCATAAAATACCGGTCGTTCCCATGACGTTCTATGATAACAAAAAGCGATTCTCATTTTCATTTTTTAGTGGAGGTCCTGGGCTGGTTCGTGCTAAAGTGCATCGGTTTTTTGAAACTAAAAAACTTTCCGAAGAGAATAAGGCGGGACTACGCGAAGAGGTGAGAGCGGTCATTTTGAATGAGCTTCAAATAAAACAACCGCTGCATAACCAAGACTAG
- the trpS gene encoding tryptophan--tRNA ligase → MARILTGIQSTGTPHLGNILGAIIPAIEMAQDPKNESFLFIADMHSLTQIKNAEELRRNTYAIASTWLAFGLDIDQTVFYRQSDVPQTTELSWYLSCFFPFQRLTLAHSFKDKADRLEDVNAGLFTYPMLMAADILLYDANIVPVGKDQMQHLEITRDVASRFHAQLGETFVLPEGKVQESTMYIPGTDGEKMSKSRGNLINLFQTDKKLRKQIMGIQTDSTPMEEPKDPTNDNVFALYKILAAQEQIEEMSASYLAGNYGYGHAKQALYEVIVDKFGDAREKYEYYMNNLQEVDEALAIGAEKARKVADGVLERVREKLGY, encoded by the coding sequence ATGGCAAGAATTTTAACAGGAATACAAAGTACGGGCACCCCACATTTAGGAAATATCTTAGGTGCTATCATACCCGCGATAGAAATGGCTCAAGACCCAAAGAACGAATCGTTCTTGTTTATAGCGGATATGCATTCGCTCACCCAGATTAAAAATGCGGAAGAATTACGCAGAAATACCTATGCTATAGCTTCTACTTGGCTTGCTTTTGGACTGGATATTGATCAAACTGTTTTTTATAGACAGAGCGACGTACCGCAGACTACGGAGCTTTCCTGGTACCTAAGTTGTTTTTTTCCGTTTCAGAGGCTCACCTTGGCGCATTCGTTCAAGGACAAAGCAGACCGCTTAGAAGATGTTAACGCTGGATTGTTTACCTACCCTATGTTAATGGCCGCGGATATTCTTTTATACGATGCCAATATTGTACCCGTTGGAAAAGACCAGATGCAGCATCTTGAGATTACTCGTGATGTAGCTTCTCGTTTTCATGCACAACTGGGAGAAACCTTTGTTCTACCCGAAGGTAAGGTTCAAGAAAGTACCATGTACATTCCCGGTACGGATGGAGAGAAAATGAGCAAGAGTAGGGGCAACCTGATCAATCTTTTTCAGACCGATAAAAAACTAAGGAAACAGATCATGGGTATACAGACGGACAGTACGCCTATGGAGGAACCAAAGGACCCGACTAACGACAACGTTTTTGCCTTATATAAAATATTAGCCGCTCAAGAACAGATTGAAGAAATGAGTGCCAGCTACCTTGCAGGAAACTATGGTTATGGCCATGCCAAACAAGCGCTTTACGAAGTTATTGTAGATAAGTTTGGTGATGCCCGTGAGAAGTATGAATACTATATGAACAACCTTCAAGAAGTGGACGAAGCCTTGGCCATTGGTGCTGAAAAAGCACGTAAAGTTGCCGATGGTGTTCTTGAAAGAGTACGCGAAAAATTGGGTTATTAA